The genome window CGGGGGTGGCAGGAGAGTCCGGCGGAGGTGACGGGAGGTGGACAGAGCGATGAGGCGGGGCACCGCCGGCCGCGGGCCATGGAGGACAACCTATGGGCGGGGCTTAGGGCGGGGGCGTCATGCCCTGACGCTTTAGTGCGGTGGGGGGCAGCGGCTGCGGACCCGGCAGTGGGATGACCGTAGGAGGGCTGGAGGCGCTAGTCGGCTGAAGCGAGAGGATAACGatcgggaggaggaagacgaagtTTTGGGACGTCCAATCCAGATCGTGGGGCTGTGGACATCGACTGAAACGAATCGGTATTTCAGGCGACTGATCTTTAGTCGCCGCTTAAAATTTTACTGAGCCAATAGCATAACACCTAATTACCGTTAGAAAAGCAACTGGCTAGTTCAACGCATGATGAGCTTTTCCTTCCAATCTTTTTGAGAACTTTTTTTCCTCCAAATTTCCCTTTTCACCATGGAGTCCTATTAGACGGCGAAAAACTTCTAACATAGAGAGTATTGTTTTGTAAACCAAGCCAGATTTAGGGTTTTCTGAGTGGGTATCCGCTGGGGTTTATATTATCCTCATTGAAGCCGGTCAAAAGAGATATAGAAGCCAGCCTGATTCAAACCAATAATTAAGCTCAGTTTAACAATCTAATGTTGCAtatgccttttcaaaatctcAACTCAATTATTGCATACTCTATGCACACATGCATGGAATATTTGCACTTATCTAAAGGACCATAAGCACAGTTTCATCATTTTAAATGTTGCCTACATAGAGACGGAGATAACTAAGCAGGACATTATTTTTATTGCGCAATCAACGTTCTCTATATTATTTAATACATCAATCATTTATCCTAGATCATTTCGGCTCAAATTAATTTCACTTGTCACTGTATATTAGTTTCTGATGCTGAATACGAAACGAATACAAACGCATGCAGGTCGCTGCACCTTGACAGTAACCTCTTCACAGGGCGctaccggccggccggccgcccgCTACCAGCGGCGTGGCCAACCTGGAGATGCTTGAGCTGAGTGCGAGCCCTTTTCTGCCGGCTGCGCCGGTGGCCGTGGAGCTGGTCCAGCCGAGGAAGCTGTTGGCCCTGCAGTCGTCGGGTATGAGGCTTGCCGGTGGCGAGGTCTCCGTCGGCTTGTTGACAAGCTTCGTACTCATGACACTACTTTGCGGCGCTGGTGTCGTCGGCATCTGTGTCCTGGGTTGGCTACTGTTCCGGCGCCGCAGGGGCGTGACTGCTCTCGAGTTCAGTGAGCAGGACATAGACAACATACTCAACAACCTTCGTGACAACAATGTGATCGGTAGCAGTGCGACAGGAGAACTACTGTACCGAGTCACTATTCAGGACAGTGGTGGCAGCGGCCGCTCCAGGACGGTAACCGTGAAGAAGTTGGAGAACGAGATTGGAACCGTGGATGCCGATCTCGAGAGCCGGTGCCAGTCCGAGGTGAACAAGCTGGGCGTCATTCGTCACGACAACATCATCAGACTTGTATATTATTGTATCCGGAGGGACAGCATGATCCTGCTCTTGTACGAGCACATGGAGAACGGCAGCCTTGACGAATGGTTGCCGCACCAGGCCCCGGAGGccggctggcggcggcgcccgcCGTTGGGCTGGCCGGCACGGCGGGCCATCGCCATCGGCGTGGCAAGAGGACTCTGCCACTTGCACCACGGATGCAACATGCCGATTGTCCACCGCAGCATCAAGCCGAGCAACATCTTGCTTGACGGCGACCTCAAAGCCAAGATCGCTGGGTTCGACCTTGCGCAGATCAATCCTGGACTCAACCAACCATTGCCAAACTCGGAACTTCCTGCCGGTGTCTTGGGGTACACGGCTCCAGGTGAGACGGTGCGAGTgattggaattttttttttacattaagTCAGCAGTTAATACAAGCTTGACCAGCTCATTGTTATTTGTTGCAGAATATGCGACCATGCCAAGCGAGGTGGACGAGAAGGTggacgtgtacagcttcggcgtGGTGCTGCTGGAGCTCGTCACGGGGAGACTGGCCAACGGACCAGGTGCGGACGGCCACTTGGCTACTTGGGCACAGAAACACCACAACAAACTGATGTCTGGAGAGCACGTAGAGTTCAGGAATGCTGTCGACATGGATATACCAGATCGGGCGCGACACTTGAAGCAGATGGCGGCCGTGTTCAAGCTCGGCGTGGATTGCACTGTCACGGACCCTCGGGAGAGGCCGTCTATGCGTACGGTGCTGGCCCGCCTCCGCAGCTCTGGTTTGCTGCGGGGCCTGGGGCAATGCGTTAGCGTGTCCTGAAGACCTGAACAACGACTGCGAGGACACTACTAAGCCACGCTATACAATGCGTTAGCTTGTCCTGATAAAAGATTATTAA of Phragmites australis chromosome 3, lpPhrAust1.1, whole genome shotgun sequence contains these proteins:
- the LOC133910861 gene encoding MDIS1-interacting receptor like kinase 1-like; the encoded protein is MLELSASPFLPAAPVAVELVQPRKLLALQSSGMRLAGGEVSVGLLTSFVLMTLLCGAGVVGICVLGWLLFRRRRGVTALEFSEQDIDNILNNLRDNNVIGSSATGELLYRVTIQDSGGSGRSRTVTVKKLENEIGTVDADLESRCQSEVNKLGVIRHDNIIRLVYYCIRRDSMILLLYEHMENGSLDEWLPHQAPEAGWRRRPPLGWPARRAIAIGVARGLCHLHHGCNMPIVHRSIKPSNILLDGDLKAKIAGFDLAQINPGLNQPLPNSELPAGVLGYTAPEYATMPSEVDEKVDVYSFGVVLLELVTGRLANGPGADGHLATWAQKHHNKLMSGEHVEFRNAVDMDIPDRARHLKQMAAVFKLGVDCTVTDPRERPSMRTVLARLRSSGLLRGLGQCVSVS